ttattctgtttacatgaataataccgtatatggtcatgcacccaatgtgaatggtttactgaatctcgatcgtagtgatacacatgttcataacattgatgccaaaagatgtagagttgataatgatagtaccactttcttgtggcactaccgcttaggtcatattggtgtaaagcgcatgaagaacctccatgctgatggacttttgaagtcacttgattttgaatcacttgacacatgcgaaccatgcctcgttggcaagatgactaaaatccCGTTTTTGAAacatggaacgggcaagtgacttgttggaaatcatatacgctgatgtatgcggtccgatgagtgttgacgcgtgcggttgatatcgttattttctcaccttcaccaatgaattgagtagatatgggtatatttacttaatgaagcataagtctgaaacgtttgaaaagttcaagcaatttcagagtgaagttgagaattatcgtaacaagaagatcaagttcctacgatctgatcaaggggagagtatctgagttatgagtttggcaatcacttaagacaaggtggaatagtttcacagttgacgccacctgaaacaccatagcgtaatggtgtgtccgaacgtcgtaatcgcaccctattgaatatggtgcgatctatgatgtctcttaccgatctaccgctatcattatggggttatgtattagagacaattacattcactttaaataggacaccatctaagttcgtagagacgacaccgtatgaactatggtttgacaagaaacctaagttgttgtttcttaagatttggggctacgatgcttatgtcgataggcttcggccagaaaGGCTCGAACCTTGGTAGtccttaattatcatgaacttagtccaaaaTTGTTGGAGCCTTCTGCTTGTCCTTGTCTAGGTATCTGTGCCACACATGCAAATTAACTTTGTACCTTTTCTCTGTTGAATCAAAGTTTCTACTTCTCCTAAACATCAAAGTTTATCACTTCACACCACAGCTAATTAACCTTGACCAGAAAGAAACTACTGCAAACCATGCCACAGAAGAAGAATCcaacaagatgatgatgatgatgatgggttGGGAGATAATTACTAGTATTAAGCATCCCTGGGATCCAGCTCGGGCAGCTTGGCCAGCCTCACCATGCTCTGCTCCATCACGCCGTTGTACCGCTTTGCAGGACAGCATGCCCAGCCCACGCCCGAGCACGCTCCACCGCCTCTCGCCCTTGGGCTCCCGCGCGGCGccgccggtcttcttcttcactgCGCCACAGAGGCAGCGCCGTGCTGCTCCTCCGTCGCCCACAAGGGCGCCAGGGCTTCGttgggcggtcggcctccatgaccaccgccgccgcttccgcacccgcgcgccgtcccttgggcggtcggcctccatgaccgccgccggggccgctccgcccgtacctagggttcgtccgccggttgTGTTGACCGGCTACCCTAGAGAGTCTTCTTCCCAAGCCCTTGCTTCGGGTTTTTTTTTGCTCCCTCGCTGGTCGTTTTGATCGGCGTTTTTTTTTTGGTTTCTGATCTATGCTTGATCGGTTTGCGCTTGACCTAAACGGCTTCTCTGGCAGCCACCGGGCCTGCAGCGACTTCGCTTCCCCCCGCCCCTGTCCCCCGCCGTCTGCCTTGCCGGCCCGCCACCTGCCTGATCCCCTTTCTGCCGCCCCCGCCGTCGGCCGACTATGGGCAGCTCCGGCGGCGCTCCATGCTGCCGCAACCGGTTTGGCTTCCTCTCGACCTCCCCTACCTATTCCTCTCTGCCAGCGGAGCAGAGGGACATGCAGTGCAGAGCAAGGACTTTTTACTGCCACAAACCTCTGTTACTCACTGTGACACAGAGGCTGCATCGATGCGTGCATGATTAAAACATGGCTTGAAGCTGATTGTCTGgacggtgcatgcatgcatgtacgtCTGATAACCTCAGCGCTGGAAAGGGTGCGTGCAGTGCAGTCCGGTGCCATACATGGAGCCCATCCGCTGCATGAGTGAGCGAGGGAGTGTGAATATGCTTGACGATTTGACAAGAGTTGCTAGCTCCTGTGGCTATGCATTTACCATTGTTGGAGGCTTCTGCTTGTCCCTGTCTGGCTGTCTGTGCAGTGCAGTCCAAGCCCATGCCATGCATCTCCTGAACCCGAAGGTCAAAGTAAATAACAAAACAGATGCCTGAATCCATGGCGGCCTTGCTTGCTTCCCTCCACACATGAATCATTTTAAAAGTGCCAGCTTGCCACCCTTTGAGCAAACAACATCGCCATCAGATCAAAAACCTCCCTTTGTTGTTTTATTTACCATCCATCTTCAGATCGCAAACAACATCGCCATTTCAGCAGATTGCACCACGCATGACTCCTCCACCTTTCCACCACTCCTCAGCGACCACCTACCATTACCAAGACCAGGAGAGTGGACCTTTTTTTACTGTCCACAACAGGAGGAGAGGAGTGAGGACCCCCTCTCTGTTTCTCTAGAGCACACACTTTTTGTCAGTGAGGCCCCTGCCACAGTGTAATTGTAGCAGCAGTGGCCTACCATTGCTTTGCTTTTGgtgaaggagaaggagaggaggaggggacaTGTCGACCTTTGCATCAGGATCAGTCGCCGTCCACAGCCCGGCCATGTCGATTGATATTGTCCATGACAGCTAGAGCTCAGCCGCTAGAAGTTCAGAGCACACTGGGTTCACCTGACACTTGCAGTAGCACACAGTCCCACACCACTCTGCTCTTCTGCATCTAGTATTTGCTTGGAACTTGGAAGCTGGTTGACCACAGCCGCCGTGGATGGCCGGCGGCGGCAGGAGGCTCTCGGAGGTGCTGCGGGAGCAGCAGGAGCCGTTCCTCCTTCACGGAGAGCCCTGCTGCTCCGTCGCCGACGAGGGAGCCAGGGCTTCGTGGGGCCGGGCCGTGCGGAGGGCGCTGCCGCGGTGGCGGTGGGACGGCCTCGCCGCCGGATGCTTCCCCTGCGCCACCCGCTGCAAGCGCGAGAGCTTCCGCCCGCtgccgcgcgccggccacgcgcgCTGCGACGAGGGCGTTGTTGGTATGGAATCCGACGGCGACGACGGCGCGAGGCGGCTCAGCCCGGTGTCCGTCCTGGACGTGCTGCGGTGCTCCGACGACGAGGAATGGTCGTCGTCCCCCACGCTCAGCGACTGTAAGCCCTACACTACTCTGCTTCTGACTTCACCGTTCCAAGGAGCATTCTCCTCTGTCAGCAGAGTCATACCCATAAATAATTCACCTTGGTTTCATGCTCTGCTTCTTGATAAatacaggggaggaggaggaggacgacgacgacaggCCATCGTCGACGCCAGGGAGCTCGCCGCCACCCGACCCGCTCACCGACGAGAAGTCGGAGGAGGAGTGGAGGAAGGTGGTTTCGTCCTGGGAGCGGATCGCGGGGGACATCGCAAGAGTCCCGGCGCTTGCGGAGCTGGACCTGTCGACCTCCATGTCCATGTCGGCGAGGGAGTGGCACGGGGAGGCGGAGGCCGAGCGGGTGGGCGCGAGCGTGGAGGCCATGATCTTCGAGGACATGAGCGCGGAGGCCGTGCGCGACATGGTCGAGCTGTAGCGAATCGGAGTGCTCCTTGTCCAAGCTAGACTCTGCAGCTGGCTGAGTGAGTTGATCAACGAGATTTCTACCATTTCTGGGTTCAGTTGGTATAAAGAGTACTCTACGTAGTAGTATAATACTTGTACTAAGTATAGCTAGGAGCAGACTCTGGTTGCAGTTGCAGTTGTAGTACAGGGCAGTGGGGATCCGATGCAAAAATGTATGActcgaagaagaaaaaaaaagaaaaatcccAGGAGATATTTCACATTTTCTACTGCAGGAGAGTTTAGACATGTTGCTGGTGCTGGAGATGCTTTACAAGCAATGTTGAAAACATCACCAATTCACCGATTATCGGCGGATGAGCACTAAGATTATACCTTATCTTTGCTATTTATTATTTAAGCCGATTTATCGCCCTGACAAACGATTAATCAGACCCACCCATGTGGTCAAAACCCCCAAAACATGGCTTCCCCTTCAGCAGCCTTCCGCATATCACACTTCATCCCCTATTCAATACGGCCTGTGTTGTAGTATTGTCCTATTTTTATTTGTCATTGACTCGTTGTTTGATATGTAATATGTTAGTTATGTATTGATATAGTGTTGCACTATTAAAGACTTAGAACACAATAATGGTCGCTTCCATTTTTAGCTTTCAGTGCTTCGTACTAAAATTATTAATAGTCGATCGATAAATCAATTAATCACCGATTTCTGGTTAATCTCTTATTAACGCTAACGATAAACGATATCCTCATCATTGCTTAAGTATGAACTG
This window of the Triticum aestivum cultivar Chinese Spring chromosome 5D, IWGSC CS RefSeq v2.1, whole genome shotgun sequence genome carries:
- the LOC123124097 gene encoding uncharacterized protein, whose protein sequence is MAGGGRRLSEVLREQQEPFLLHGEPCCSVADEGARASWGRAVRRALPRWRWDGLAAGCFPCATRCKRESFRPLPRAGHARCDEGVVGMESDGDDGARRLSPVSVLDVLRCSDDEEWSSSPTLSDWEEEEDDDDRPSSTPGSSPPPDPLTDEKSEEEWRKVVSSWERIAGDIARVPALAELDLSTSMSMSAREWHGEAEAERVGASVEAMIFEDMSAEAVRDMVEL